The following DNA comes from Magnolia sinica isolate HGM2019 chromosome 18, MsV1, whole genome shotgun sequence.
AAATATGTAGTCAAACAAAAATAAGTCGGATATGGATATGAAAATGAGAGAACTAATCACTAAAATGAGAATTACTAATCTGGCTATGAGCAGCGGAGTGCTTCATGGAGCAATATGTTGATGAACGATGATTGATCAATACTAAAGATTATAAACTACTGTCAACCTAGCATACAAACGTAAGTGGACGACTCTTAGAACTAAGGTCTTCCTTCAGGTACAACACGTAGGCTCAAACAGAAGGGAATTACAGATACAGCGAAGTTACTGAACTACTCTTAAAATTTAAAGATAAAAGCAATTGAGTGCTTGTGATTTAATTGAGTTGTTGTTGATGATAATGTGGATCATTCTCTTCGTATCTTCTTCTACTATTTATAAAGCTCCTAATGTAGTCATGAGAATAACTATTGCCTGCATGGCAATCTTTGATATTGACAACCGTAAAATTGTAGTTTCCTTCTTTTGATCAAATTCGCCCTTTATTGAAAGCATTCTTATCTTGTCAATAAGTTCCTGCACATTCTCTAGTGGTGACGTAGCCCTAATGATCGGGAGTCCTTATCTTAAAATCATGTACATGGCATGCCTCTTCAAAGATTACTCAAAAGTGAGTTGTCCTCCGTATATCTAGCCCACAACACAAAGATATTATCTATGCCACGTGGCctcatctacaccgttcatctgggACTCCCCAATCATGCCCTAACACTCCCCCCATGTTTCTCTTTTTGGCTAAGAGTGGAGAGAAACGTAGATTGCTTTCGTAAGAAGTTATTACAATGCCATGTGGCACGCCCCTCATTCATTGAATTTTGAACTGCGTCTCTTTCACATCATTACTTTCACAGTTTATTGCCAAGTGTCACTCAAAAAATGCATTTTCATATCTTTGTTGCAACTTCTGTCTCAAAAATTAATCTAACCATCATTCGGCAATTAATGTTGTGCATTCGGCCAAGGCTTATAAcctttcattttcttctcttcctctttttatttattttttatttttttaaaattttttattatttcaaatCTCCAATTCCTTGAAACCCTAACGTCATTTCCTTTCAAAACTGTCATGGCACCCAAGAAATCTTTTGAACCTTGCTCATCTCTAGCTTCTCCTCTTCTTACTCTATTGGAGCCACTTCTTCCATATGCTTACTTAGATGTAATCTTCTCTCCCGACAATGATAATTCTGATTCATATCTATTCCTTGGTTCTGCATTTTATTTAGCTTCCACCTCCAATCTTTCTGAGATCATGCCATACTTTCCCGCcgatgagaaagaaaatgaaCCAATTAGGATCCCAATAAAATTCCTAGATTATAGCCAAAACCTCCTAAGAAATGGGTAGCCTGGTATAAATGTGTCGAGGCCAAACACTTTTCTATGTGGAGTGAAATCGGGATTGCTAAATTTATCCACCCATTCACTTGCGAGATCAAACCCAATTAATCTGACTCTTTTTGTTGTGGTAGCTTGTTTCTGAAGTCGTTCCACCAACTCTTTCCATTTCAAGTTCGATCTTATGAGTCCAGCCATCCTAGATGTTTGTGCCCTAACAGGCCTTCTACCAATATGGTTTGAGTTCTACCCATGGTATGCTCCTGGTGAGCCTATTAGAAATTCAAtatacaacggaggatagaagaaaacgatcagatctattgggttcaaggctcgacttgaatagtcaatttctcaagacagatttacTGCCCTTTTTCTGGAAATTTCAACAAGTACAAAATAAGGAAATTTGCAAATTGTCTtaaggatacaatgaactctcaatccaattttcaacatgaaaatttgcacatttaagtattgaatagatctctagttttgacactgatatgccttaagacgtttaGAAAAAACTTAACAAGAGATAAGATTAAGAGTAATTGTACAGAAGATAATATAATGTTAAGAATTAGGAGTCttttcttctggattatagtatccaggatttatattaattgaaaggttatggatttcttcctgaagaggtactaaagtgcctcttcaagaaatctatacccattcacagcaaataattgccttccatgaaaggacatgactctttgtcgTATGACAGTTATTTCTATACTCATTCAGATagaagcagttatccaacagAAAAAATTGTATCCACATAAGTTATACATGTcatatgtgccacatgtacaatcatgtcacaattactctcaattagcaaaaaaggtaataaaacatcagggtaccatggcccaaaaaaatgaaccgtgtgctaagtgcgcctaataaaatGCCAAAAAGTagccaagcagccctacagcccacaCCACACGCACCGTCCTCTATGAGATTTGAAccttggttgcataagcaaaaactctTTTTCTTACCGACtgactatacacactatttatgaaaagtttaaataattaatatatttatttactttctaaaaataacttttattttttaaaatttatttttattctaaaaaagaCAACAGAGCCTACTTTTGACCATTCATGTGCTCGCAAGTCATATGACCCATTCATGCAACAAGAGGCAAAACCCGAGGGCAAAGTTACCCATCAAAGAATACTGTGCCTTCCTCATGATGTGGCTTTGCCGTATCGACAAGGCCGATCAGACAAACAAAGAATATATCTGTTTGGTCAAAACTCCCGTGTTTGGGGAATAGGTAGCATTGGCTACTTTCTTCTCTCTCATCTGTACAGGAGTATATATATCCTTTCAACCAAAGGTCCTCAGTTAACAGGAGGTCATTTATGGTTACTTTAGCTATGGCTTTGTGGATACTTTTCTGAATTTAGTAGCAAAGTCATTAAATTAATGGACCAATTTCCTTCCTATGGTTGTCAGTGAGTTTTTACCTCTGTGAAACTTGCATCTTTTGGCGACTGCTTGAATTATTTTTTCTCTCCCATCTGACCAATCTGATCATTTATTCTGTCCTTTCTTGAAAAGATAAATCGGCTCATATTGGTTCACGGACAAGTGTTTTGATGTTAGTGATCCTCACCTGGTTAGCGCCCGTCATGAGATCTATATACCTCATGGCTCCAAGTATCCCATTGGGTGGAGTATAAATAAATAGAGGGAAGAATGCCAAGAACGGCGTAGAGTTGTATTATCCCAACCTCTTCGCCTGTCAATTTGGTTTCAGTCAAACTATCCCGTTTCCTTTTGAGGATTTTGGATTTGCTCGGAACCTATGAATTTAGGAGGGTGTGAATTTAAACGATAAATGAAAAAATTTAACAAATCCTAAACAAAACACAAAAAAGGAGAGATTTGAAATCCATAGATTTCACAAATCCCTCATCTCAATCAACCCtatattccattcttaaaccgAAGTCTACTTCTGCCAGTCAGGTCAAGCTGGTGTAGCCCGACACAATAGAAATTAAATTGGTCAGGTTGGGCTGGACTTGTGCTGAATTTTAAGCAGGTTCACTTGGGCCACGAGCAATGAGGTAATCAGTTGAATCAGGTAAAAGTTTTGGCAAGTTGAATAAATGGGTTTGGTTTGAGTTGACCCCAACCGGAACCAAACTACTCATTAGCACCCCTACCAACGTGGCCATCTCTTGTTAAAACCTCCTTCAACTCACATAATGGGCTGGAGAAATGAGCACAAAGAGATGGAGCCGAAATGGCCGTTGCTTGATAGTAAACGGGTGGGGTTGATCTCAACCGGACCTGATCGGTTGCCAATCCCCCGCCAACATGGACATGGCTTATTAAAACTTCTTTTGAAACTTGAGTTTCTATGGATACAATGCCAAGTGTAAtgttaatgtaggggcattttcacatcgagctcgagtggggtagcatgtgggatgtggggacacacttgggATTGGTGGCTTGTGCAAAACAGAATCTATGTAAAGTGGGGCCCGTGAGAGAGTTCAGCCAAGGTCTTAATTCctgtgatgtggggcctaggctatgagataaatggattgattcgtcattgtctattaatttgagcttttagatcaagtggttaattgttttgTATCAAAATGATATCAGATTTTTACAATAATGTAATTAAAAAGTACAAtagttataaattattttatttatcttaTGAAAATATTAAGATTTAAATTATGATTACTGCATAAAATCGTGATAATATCACTTTTCTATTATTTAAAATGATATTTCTCAGTCTAAACACAATTGACCTTCTCATTACTACCTTACAAAAGTTATGATCTTATAACCATGCTTAGTtgataatcctaacctttgactcTTGAATTTGTGACACAAGGATAAACATGATGAGATCAATCATTGTCATCCTCAAGGGTAACTACTTCGAATTCACAGAGCAtccctggactcctcacataAACTTCTCTAATCTACgagaaaagaaagtaaaaaaataaatataaattctaataaattcgtaatttgattgatagatcagtaatgtgtctccttacactattaataataaaaaaaaaaaaaactaaaattcgtaattaccaaaactagcaaaattttaactctaataaaaatttaattctaataaaattcttctaaagcctaatttctaaaaataaaaatttcaaataaacttttgttaaaagagtactagtataattataaattatttctaaaaagaaagaaaatctaaaactgtaaaaatagaaaaatatttaaaaattaggaATTACTATAAAAATagcaatttttttctttaaaaattcgtttttgagctgaaagcacaTATTTTCTGACGAAACGGGAAATttgattgcatactgagttactcagtacccttttatccttttattgtactgagtaaactcagttgcgCCTACCGTGAATGTGTGggttatccacgtcgtccatccgtttttccatatcattttagtggttgagaagaaaattgaagcatgcccagagctcaagtggaccacacaacaggaaacagtgggaataatgacttccatcgttgaaaccttggtagggcccatggtgatgtttatttgtcatccaacttgttcataagatcaaaaagacatggatgaagggaaaacacaaataacagattgatccaaaacttctgtgacccccaagaaattttcaacggtagaatttcaattcacactgtttcccatggtgaggtctacttgaaatttagatatactttatttttggtctagAGCTCTCAAATTATCTGTTCAAATgatagacggagtagataaaatatgtaaatatggtggaccccacagagtttactcagtatgcacttagcatgctgagttactcagtacgcaatccgcacaGATGTGATCCACTATGTGGGTCCGTTCActtcggatggcccatttcagtaaaaattgataggttgtgcgcccggTAACGATCCCCATATTAAAAGTTAGGACCAATttatggttcaccttcttttggcccaatcATGGTAGGAGCGtttctgtgacacgttctacgtCAATTTGAATACAGGCCACAtggaaaaaaaagaggaaaaatccAATGTTTCATATTTATTTTCACAGACGATCATCCGCCAACAAATGTTTCTTGAGATGGCGACTATAGTAAAATTCAAAATATGAACAGTTCATATCATCATCCCTGTATACTAGTTGTGGTACTATGGGCATGCCAGATTGTCAGAACCATGTTTTAACTGGAAGACGAGTCTACTCGAACTCGGCACTACCCAAATTCTCAATATCACGAGTTACCCTTGAATCGGGTGAGTCAGGCCGACAGATTAAAGAGCCCCCACTCAAGCATCTGTGACAGGAACGGGGACTGACGAGTCATCTCCAAGTACAAAAACCATTTGCACGGGAAACAAAACATTTATAAAGAGGAATTACAGGACACGGGACATGCGCTGATAGGCATCACACGTTCCACTTTCTGTTGGGGAATTCTATCGTGCATCAAGTTGTGACCAAAACATGTATCCTACACGACAGTCGAAACCTTCCGATTTTTGGCCTGCAAACATAGCAGCGGTTCGCATTCAGTTCGAAAAAGTCAAAAGATAGAGGAACAGGATCTTCCAGCGTGCGGGAGAGTTTGCAGATGAGAAATGATCACCCAAGGCCAAGGTACCACAACTTCGGGTTTTGTACAATCTTTCTTGTCTACATGTTACTTGTGTGGGTCGTACGCCCTACTGTCAAGATCACCTGGTACAAAATTCAGGCAGGTTCGAccgttgaaatcaatggacaacaTACAGTCTTGTCTacgagtggcccacctaatgagttttggatctgctttttttattttttatttttagctcCTGTCCTCCTGTGGGACTCGGATTCGGGGGGAGATAccgctctgtggccccaccatgatttatattttatccatgcggttcgtccattttgtgagctcattttaaggcatgagcccaaaagtgaggcagatccaaatttcaaggggaccacaccacaggaaataggagtgattgaacgcccattattaaaaacttcttacgggcCACACaggttttggattaaactgatatttgtgttttacctgggcctgtgtgacctaatcaacaggttggatggcagataaaccataggaaatttttaatggtgagcattcagtcaccattgtttcatgtggtgtggtccacttgagatttggatctgcttcaattttggtgtcaTGACCAAAAATATGAcctcgaaatatggatggacggcatggataaaacacatacatcatggtgaggcctacagAGTTTTTCCAGTACCAACCGCTATTGAGGGAGCCGTGGCGATGTCACTACCGAATCGAGTCCCTATTGTGAGCTTACGGaagtgatggatggaatggatgtctAGTggacatcgcagtggaccccaaaTAGCTTGAGAACCTGATGCCGTGAAGAGAATTCCAAAATTAATATTGAGATTATTATCAACAATGTCTGGGTGGTGTAGTTGGTTATCACGCTAGTCTCACACACTAGAGGTCCCCGGTTCGAACCCGGGCTCAGacaagtttttcttttcttttttttttaagtttttgggTTGGACGAAAATGCCCTCCTCCCTCAACGCAAGGCACTTCGCATTCTCAAATTCCTCCCTTGGAATCAAAGTCTACAAATGGCAATTGCTTTTATGTTTCTTGGGATTTTGGTCTCTTCCATCTGATAACTCTCTCCATCAAGAGATCTGTGCATTTCAGCGAAATCCAATAATGGGCCAAAAGCTCGTAGGGCTCTGGGGGAGAGTTCAAGGTCGGTTCTTCTTTCCATCTTTTTtagttgcgtttggatgcactatcgaatTGGATTGCAATTACAAAAGAACGTCTGTCTTATTAGAAGATTTGCGATTCTGTTTGCGAATTATTTTGGTGGGGATGTATGCATGGACCGCCTGTCCGCCTGTCACAGGCGGTCCACCATATGCATGTGGGGATCACGCTCTATGATCACAACCCTTCCTCCTCTACCATGGATGTCTTGAGGTGTGAAAGCGCCACTCATTCAGCGATCACGTGATTCCCACCATGACCTGAAAACGAACGGTTAGAATTCAGAAGGCCGAGGTTTTGCACCCTATTGGATTAgttcttcatcttccaattgatGGGATTCCTGAACATTGACCATCCACGATTGGTCCAACCAGATGAACGGTTCTCATTGTGGTTGATGAGGCCTATGTACAGTTGTGGGGCCACGAACTAGTAATCATGTTCTCTTATTTAATTATCATTTGACATTACTTTAGTAGGAAGGAATAATAGATCCTGAATTCTTGATGCTGACCGAAAATGAACAGTTCCCTGTTGCAGGCTTCTATACAAATAGGGCCTtggtttggtgatctagaccgttgaacaAATGGGCCCACTGTGGTCGGAGCATTCCCCAAAAGAACTTCTGGATTGGAGTTTTCCAAAACGTTGATCAGTGGCTTacgaatagagagagagagagagagagagagagagagagagagagagaatgaagaaaaaaaagggcAGAGATTGTACAGGTATCGATTTCAAGTATGGGAGACTATTGGGCCATCCCTTGCCACACCGGGCCCGGtaaaatcaacggtctggatgaacAAAGCATGGGGCCAACTTGTAGAAACGGTGTGCAACAAGACACACTGTTCACATTTTCTGAAGTATCATTTGTATAAATCCTTTTCCTTGTAGTGTTCCATTTCATTTCACTGTGAAATGAATTTTGTTCTCCATACATGCGTCAGGCAAGCCACATCTGCGGAAGATATGTGACAAGGTATTCGACGAATGTGTGGCGAGAAATGGCAGGCACGGTTTGGTACCCGCAGATCTTCACCGTGCTATTTTGTTGGCATACAAGTATGAAAGTCCACTATATTTTCCAGTTTTGTATCTTAAGTTTTTGAGACAGCAACTCGGACCGACCCACTCAGTATTGGGTAAAGTAGTGACTCGGTCAAGTTGGGGAGTGAGTCAGACGACtcacatggtttttttttttttttttttttgatctctACCAAATCAAGCTTATTTTCATTGCAGTGTGATTAATAAGCATTTCCCTGGGCCCCATAAGGAACCACCCTCTGCTGAAGTAGTTGCAGCCACAGTAGAGGTATGCATTGTACACCTTCCATTAAAATTTTGACTATATTACCCAACTTACTATGTTTCAAGATTCAACTAACCCTGTCTATGTTGTAATTGTTACATAAATCTGTGTACTTACATCGATGATAGCGCATCCAAGGGCTGTGATTCCTAGTATGAATCTGAATTCCGGAGCCTGTGTCATATGGAAATCATGGATTGACAACTCTTCCAAGTCAGATGCAACTCTTCCGAGTTGACTCAAACACATGCGAGTCCCATCAGTTCAGCACCATGGATCAGCACTGAAAATATGCCCTGACACAGCCTGACTTAGGCGAGTCTTCAATCCATGAAAGAAATGATTCACGAACTCGTGATATTTGGCCTtcttggatgagtaactaacGCTAGATGGATTTGGGGTGGGGGAAGATAGAACAAAAAATGATGCATGTACAATACATTTCATAGAAAAGTTAAAATTAAGGTAGGTGATGAAGCGTCAATGAAGGGGAAGATAACAAGGTGACTCAACAGCTAGAAAGGGCAGTTGGATTCAATATTGAATTGAACTGTAATTAGTAGTCTAATAAGTGGAAATTACTATATTGTTTTTTCCTTACTTCGcaatcatgagagagagagagagagagagagagagagagagaggttggactAGAAAGAAACTGTCCGCAATTCGAGGGCTAATTCCTATGAATATTAGGGTCAGAAAATATCATCGATTCTGTCATGCCGTTTTGGTTAAGCTGTACGTTTGCAATTCGATTCTgctgtgcatccaaacgcagcatTATAGCAAACCAATCAGGTGTGTGAGGAGATAGTATTGGAGCATTAGAGCATGAATTGCTTTGATGATTTGAGGAGAAACCATCAGACCTTTTGGGAGCTTGGAAAATAAAAAGGAGAGGACGTGATTCTTTGGATGTTATTTTTCAAGAAATCAGTTGGAGAGAACTAAAAAAACAGGAGAGCTGGGAATTTTTTTTAGGACTTCTCCTATGAAAACACATTCTTGAGGAATGTTTTCAACTGGAAAATTTGTCATTTTCTTGTATGGTAATTTCTGCCCAAATacttacaagctcccaaacaggctATAATTTTCCTTTTGATTGATTAGAATTGACAATTCAATTTGTTTGCACATTCAAATGCAGcatatccttttgttgttgttattgttttgttTCATCATATTTTTCTCCTTTTGATGCTTTGAGCTTTTTATGGGAAACTTGCGTGGAACTTATGTTGTCTTCACAACTAATGCAGCGGTTTCATGAGGCAAAGGTAGAAGGGATAGACCGCGAACAGTTCTATCAGTTAATTCTGGGATGGACATGGAAATATATGCAGAATGTTGTTATAAACAAGATATTAGTGGCTCTCCTCGCCGCCCCTGCAATGACAGAAATAACTAAAAGGGCAAGTCGATTGGTGCCCAAGATCCAAAACGTTGTGGAGATGATCCCTACTCCAGTTTTGATTTCTGCATACACTGTCGGGTTTGTTCTTGTCCAAGATTTCGAAGTACCCATCAACTAGGTAAGTTCAGATTCATCATGTTCTCCCCATGAATGGATTCAATGGCATCAGCTCTTGGACCACTCCCATCATTTTGCATCCATCGCTTTTCACGTTATTGGCCAAAGAAGATGAGAGGAAATGTATTCACAAGTATTCAGTGGGTGATTCTCTCATCCAATTGTATGTAACATTCTTTTCGGGGTCGTTCCTGTAATGCGTGTACAGTCTAAGGTGGGTGCTTAATCAGTTGTGGAATTACTCGAAAATTGATGCTTTCTCAGATTCTAGCCATGATGCTCTTTCCCCAAGTTTCTAGACTTGATTTTCATATGCACAACCATCCTCGGATATATAAATGGATATTCTACTTGATGAGTTGGAAACAATCATTGCTATACTCCATAAGCAACCAGTACCCGGGCAGCATGAGAATAATCTATGGTTGGAAACAATACCAACAGTCTATATTCAATGCGTGCATATGGCTCCCTGGCCTGGCCTGCCTGAGTTCAGGattcattcttctttttttcttttttttcttttttttttttgtcgccTGGACCTTGCACACAAATGCCATATTGGCATTTTCACTATGACTCGCCTTAGCATTTCTCCACAGAATAGGCACCAGGCATATGATGCAACAGCAAATATGACCGACTTTCACAGAGCACGCACAGATATTCATGAGATTAATAAGGAAAAACTAGGCAATTTACATCAATGAGTTAAAACAAATGTCTTGCAGTCCATTAGTTATGCTTCTCGATAGGGGGGCAAGGGATTCAAATCCGCAGTAGAATGTCACCTTGAGGTGTACTGTGGAAGAAATCAGTTTGGGCCTGATTATCCATCAACCCAAAGGGAGATTTCTATTTTTACTTGCTCCCCTGCTGTGATCGGACAAAATGAATTTGAGGCTCCTGTGACTGGATAAGAGGCTCCTGGGATTACCGTGAAGTGTTAGGGATGGCTATATTGCTAGGAATGAACGCTGGGCTACAATGAAACACATGGATACATGTTATGTCTTGGAATGAAAGAGAATTCCTAATCCAATCTACAAGTAATGCAACTATGAATCTCAGGGAAAGTTCAATCCTGGCAAATACATACATGATTAGTCTCAAATCTGTAAACAGGACTCAACATGGAtcccttcttcctctttttttgcaTAACTCTCCCATTATCTTCAATCACCGAAACATGTTTTAGAAAGAACTACAAACTCATCAATCTATTCAACTCACCGTGGGTAAAACAGTAAACCATGTCAACAACCACCGAATGTCACAATGAACATCAAAGCCGATTGCTACAATCTGCTTTTGATGCGGTTCTTTCCACTACTAAACTTCTTTACAGCCGACCCTCTAT
Coding sequences within:
- the LOC131232981 gene encoding uncharacterized protein LOC131232981, producing MPSSLNARHFAFSNSSLGIKVYKWQLLLCFLGFWSLPSDNSLHQEICAFQRNPIMGQKLVGLWGRVQGKPHLRKICDKVFDECVARNGRHGLVPADLHRAILLAYNVINKHFPGPHKEPPSAEVVAATVERFHEAKVEGIDREQFYQLILGWTWKYMQNVVINKILVALLAAPAMTEITKRASRLVPKIQNVVEMIPTPVLISAYTVGFVLVQDFEVPIN